In Castanea sativa cultivar Marrone di Chiusa Pesio chromosome 6, ASM4071231v1, a single window of DNA contains:
- the LOC142641652 gene encoding adenylyltransferase and sulfurtransferase MOCS3, whose protein sequence is MEPNGHDEASRILHELQSLKATKSDIDRRISALESQLRHLNLQNGAVVKTSTLPNPITAVHHDLTPEMIHRYSRHLLLPSFGVKAQSNLINSSILVVGAGGLGSPALLYLAACGAGRLGIVDHDVVELNNMHRQVIHTEAFIGQPKVKSAATTCRSINSSVQIVEHHEALRTSNALEIFNQYDVIVDATDNAPSRYMISDCCVLLGKPLVSGAALGLEGQLTVYNYNGGPCYRCLFPTPPPTAACQRCADSGVLGVVPGIIGCLQALEAIKIASAVGEPLSGRMLLFDALAARIRIVKIRGRSPQCEACGENATFTQQQFREFDYEKFTQSPLTPSPLKLKLLQSDSRISSKEYHDRVANGEAHVLVDVRPAHHFKIVSLPKSLNIPLPSLEATLPEISSALKEEEERNGSSSAKLYVICRRGNDSQRAVQNLHKLGFTSARDIVGGLESWAHDVDSNFPTY, encoded by the exons ATGGAACCCAACGGCCATGACGAAGCCTCTCGGATCCTCCACGAGCTCCAATCCCTCAAAGCCACAAAATCCGACATAGACCGCCGAATCTCCGCCCTCGAATCCCAGCTCCGCCACCTCAATCTCCAAAACGGCGCCGTCGTCAAAACCTCCACCCTCCCTAATCCAATCACAGCCGTCCATCACGATCTCACCCCGGAGATGATCCACCGGTACAGCCGCCACCTCTTGCTCCCGTCGTTCGGAGTCAAAGCCCAGTCAAACCTCATCAACTCCTCCATCCTCGTCGTCGGAGCCGGCGGATTAGGCTCCCCGGCCCTCCTCTACCTCGCCGCCTGCGGCGCTGGCCGATTAGGCATTGTGGACCACGACGTCGTCGAGCTCAACAACATGCACAGGCAGGTCATTCACACCGAGGCCTTCATTGGTCAGCCCAAAGTGAAATCCGCCGCTACGACTTGTCGTTCTATCAACTCCTCCGTTCAAATCGTCGAGCACCACGAAGCTTTGCGCACTTCCAATGCCTTAGAAATCTTCAACCA ATATGATGTGATAGTGGATGCGACCGACAATGCTCCTAGCCGTTACATGATCAGTGATTGCTGTGTTCTGTTAGGAAAG CCTCTTGTATCTGGTGCTGCTCTGGGATTGGAAGGGCAG CTCACAGTTTACAATTATAACGGCGGTCCATGCTATCGATGCCTATTTCCAACTCCACCTCCAACAGCAGCATGTCAAAGATGTGCTGACAGTGGTGTCTTAGGAGTAG TACCTGGTATCATTGGCTGTCTCCAAGCACTTGAGGCTATCAAAATTGCAAGTGCGGTTGGTGAACCACTCTCAGGACGGATGCTTCTATTTGATGCATTAGCAGCAAGAATACGCATT GTAAAGATTAGAGGAAGGTCACCACAGTGTGAAGCTTGTGGAGAAAATGCAACATTCACTCAGCAGCAATTTCGAGAGTTTGATTATGAGAAGTTTACTCAGTCTCCACTGACTCCA TCACCCTTGAAGTTAAAGCTGCTTCAATCAGATTCCAGAATAAGCAGTAAAGAGTATCATGATAGGGTTGCTAATGGGGAAGCACATGTATTGGTTGATGTCCGACCGGCTCACCACTTTAAGATTGTTTCTCTTCCCAAGTCTTTGAACATCCCACTCCCGAGTTTGGAGGCTACATTGCCTGAAATTTCTTCAGCtttgaaggaagaagaagagcgAAATGGAAGTTCGAGTGCCAAACTATATGTAATTTGTAGGAGGGGGAATGATTCTCAGAGGGCTGTTCAGAATCTGCACAAGTTGGGTTTCACCTCAGCCAGGGATATTGTTGGGGGTCTGGAGTCCTGGGCCCATGATGTGGATTCCAACTTCCCTACCTATTAG